The DNA segment GCGCCCGCGGAGATTCCCGTCAGAAGACCTTCCTTAAGAGCCAGCTCTCTGGTAAAATTTCCGGCCTCTTTTGCCGATACCTGTATTACCTCATCGTAAATACACGTGTCCAGTATTTCAGGCACAAATCCTGCTCCTATACCCTGAATCTCATGCACATGCGATTCCCCGCCCGATAAAACGGGTGATTCCCTGGGCTCTACTGCCGCCAGATAAATATCGGGATATTCTTCGCGGAGGGCTTTTCCCGCGCCCGTAATTGTACCCCCTGTTCCCACGCCCGTAACAAAGGCGTCTATGCCCTCGGGCATTTGCTCTATGATCTCGGGCCCGGTTGTAACCCTGTGCATCTCCGGGTTCGCCGGGTTTTTGAACTGCTGCGGCATAAAAGAGTCGGTGTGCTCGTTCATGATTTCTTCCGCTTTTTTAACTGCGCCTTCCATCTGCAGCGAGGCGGGAGTAAGTATCAGCTCAGCTCCGTACGCCGTGAGCAGCTGCCTTCGCTCAAGACTCATATCGTCGGGCATCGTGAGGATTAGCCTGTAACCCTTTACGGCGCAGACGAGCGCAAGCCCTATGCCGGTGTTGCCGCTTGTAGGCTCAACAATCACTGTGCTGCCGGGAGTTAAAATTCCTTTTTTCTCCGCCGCCTCGATCATGCCCAGGCAGATTCTTTCCTTGACGCTTCCCGCGGGGTTGAGGTTCTCCAACTTG comes from the Deltaproteobacteria bacterium genome and includes:
- the cysK gene encoding cysteine synthase A, whose protein sequence is MSNRIVDNILDLIGSTPIIKLNNVVPEGSAEVWAKLENLNPAGSVKERICLGMIEAAEKKGILTPGSTVIVEPTSGNTGIGLALVCAVKGYRLILTMPDDMSLERRQLLTAYGAELILTPASLQMEGAVKKAEEIMNEHTDSFMPQQFKNPANPEMHRVTTGPEIIEQMPEGIDAFVTGVGTGGTITGAGKALREEYPDIYLAAVEPRESPVLSGGESHVHEIQGIGAGFVPEILDTCIYDEVIQVSAKEAGNFTRELALKEGLLTGISAGAAGFGALKIAKRLGKGKKVVTIFCDTGERYLSTGLFDT